The following are encoded together in the Salmonella enterica subsp. enterica serovar Choleraesuis genome:
- a CDS encoding MarR family transcriptional regulator, whose translation MADQNLINQIRESSRLMVRELGFMNTTLAATRYSPSAVHTLLEIDTQGAMTAAQLVQTLGLEKSSVSRMLAKLIKAGELFEEPSPQDARLKQLQLTEQGKETVARIHNYGRQRVVEALKYLNPDRQIAVAQGLTAYARALEACRNSGSQGASEPIEIVCGYHPGMIGRISEMHGTYYSKNYDFGYFFEGKVASGLAEFAGRLDKECNQIWLAMQNGRIVGSVAIDGEDLGNNEAHLRWFILDDSCRGSGAGRRLLTEAIAFCDSQRFAAVQLWTFSGLNAARRLYESFGFILSHEWQGDQWGRSMLEQQFTRPGH comes from the coding sequence ATGGCTGACCAAAACCTTATCAACCAGATTCGTGAATCTTCTCGCCTAATGGTTCGCGAACTGGGTTTTATGAATACCACTCTTGCCGCTACCCGCTATTCCCCTTCAGCCGTTCATACGCTACTGGAGATAGATACTCAGGGTGCCATGACCGCAGCTCAGTTGGTACAGACTTTGGGGCTGGAGAAATCAAGCGTTAGCCGCATGCTGGCGAAGCTGATTAAGGCTGGAGAACTGTTTGAAGAGCCATCGCCACAAGATGCCAGGCTCAAGCAGTTACAGCTTACAGAACAGGGAAAAGAGACCGTAGCCCGCATACATAATTACGGCAGGCAGCGGGTTGTCGAAGCGCTAAAGTATCTCAATCCCGATCGGCAGATTGCAGTAGCCCAGGGCCTCACCGCCTACGCCCGTGCGCTTGAAGCATGCCGCAACAGCGGCTCTCAAGGTGCATCAGAACCCATTGAAATTGTGTGCGGCTATCATCCGGGAATGATTGGCCGCATCAGCGAGATGCACGGCACTTACTACTCAAAGAATTATGATTTCGGCTACTTTTTTGAAGGTAAAGTCGCCTCCGGTCTTGCTGAATTTGCGGGTCGGCTCGATAAAGAATGCAACCAAATCTGGCTGGCAATGCAGAACGGACGTATTGTCGGCTCAGTCGCCATTGATGGGGAAGATCTGGGCAATAACGAAGCCCATTTACGCTGGTTCATTCTGGATGACAGCTGCCGTGGGAGCGGCGCCGGACGTCGACTACTTACCGAAGCTATCGCCTTTTGCGATAGCCAGCGGTTTGCGGCGGTACAACTCTGGACATTCAGCGGGCTGAACGCCGCACGTCGGTTATATGAATCTTTTGGCTTCATCCTGAGCCAT